A section of the Kluyveromyces lactis strain NRRL Y-1140 chromosome F complete sequence genome encodes:
- the HOS3 gene encoding histone deacetylase (similar to uniprot|Q02959 Saccharomyces cerevisiae YPL116W HOS3 Trichostatin A-insensitive homodimeric histone deacetylase (HDAC)), producing the protein MSQDPLHNFKVQFEKFVASNPNVSSVTSSASRIPESSKAVIVLSPYSLSHQFPRYWVSKSYKKTIVERPERLLACCIGVSAAITMYPALFSVKTSNHHKTSLLAPHVLKVHGKDWPRELLKLCKESEKKIDNEEVEVPPDWNVGDIYLSKHTIAALEGSIGALEIGVDSIFQGVSVEQTANRAFIAIRPPGHHSHASTPSGFCLLNNAHIAIEYAFEKYDVTHAVILDFDLHHGDGTQDICWKRAGFRPDEFSTDAEHGASEDDNKYDEFGKSFAEFPKVGYFSLHDINSFPTELGYATKENIRNASTCIMDAHDINIWNVHLQSYKDEEEFVKLYQTKYRSIFAKADEFFKNAKLEMKQGGFRFKGLVVISAGFDASEYEQQSMQRHNVNVPTSFYNLFTKDALKLAQMHSNGKIISVMEGGYSDGAIASGVFSHLIGFQNQNWISEWGSEQVVKEIIRGCKPRWKPYKTKKARDVIRIWAEEVIMLGRSMIPEFEKVLFDTEDTVTHPEVRLTRSKYHETIVKHENEIPRTETPTPVRREKPSEQPKDENVPFVDQILPSDEENEEDEDYIYDEELNKTFNRTVEDITIDDISRHLETLDIIQAKEDEEEQEQEHHGDNGQSHRARTRVPVNSHQRNSRNVSESSNSSSTQETGSNVGGYKIPSNTTTRHLRSNRHSRLLNFDDSDISMISHGSPPRPKTRSSSSKNGGSNRW; encoded by the coding sequence ATGTCTCAAGATCCGTTACATAATTTTAAGGTTCAGTTCGAAAAATTTGTGGCTAGCAACCCTAATGTTTCTTCCGTGACATCTTCTGCCTCGAGGATCCCTGAATCATCTAAAGCCGTAATAGTTTTATCACCATATTCTTTATCACATCAGTTCCCCCGTTATTGGGTATCCAAGTCATACAAAAAAACTATTGTAGAAAGACCAGAGAGATTATTAGCATGTTGTATTGGGGTATCTGCAGCCATTACGATGTATCCGGCTTTGTTTTCTGTGAAGACATCAAATCACCACAAGACTTCGTTATTAGCACCTCATGTGTTGAAAGTTCATGGGAAAGATTGGCCGCGAGAACTTTTGAAGCTCTGTAAAGAGTctgagaaaaaaattgataacGAAGAAGTAGAGGTACCCCCTGATTGGAATGTCGGTGATATTTATCTTTCCAAACATACCATAGCAGCGTTGGAGGGTTCTATCGGAGCTTTAGAAATTGGTGTGGATTCGATTTTCCAAGGTGTGAGTGTTGAGCAGACAGCAAATAGAGCATTTATCGCCATTAGGCCACCAGGACATCATTCTCATGCATCCACTCCCTCTGGATTCTGTCTATTAAACAACGCACATATCGCAATCGAATACgcttttgaaaaatacgaTGTCACTCATGCTGTaattcttgattttgatttacATCATGGTGATGGTACTCAAGACATTTGTTGGAAACGTGCAGGATTTAGACCAGACGAATTTTCCACAGATGCAGAACACGGAGCatctgaagatgataacAAGTACGAtgaatttggaaaatcCTTCGCTGAGTTTCCGAAAGTAGGTTATTTCTCCTTGCATGATATCAACTCTTTCCCCACTGAACTTGGTTATGccaccaaagaaaatattcgAAACGCATCAACGTGTATCATGGATGCGCATGATATCAATATATGGAATGTTCATCTACAGTCGTATaaagacgaagaagagtTTGTCAAACTTTATCAGACCAAATACAGATCTATCTTTGCCAAGGCTGATGAGTTTTTCAAGAACGCAAAACTTGAAATGAAGCAAGGTGGGTTTAGGTTCAAAGGTCTTGTCGTCATCAGTGCTGGATTTGATGCCAGTGAATACGAACAACAATCTATGCAAAGGCACAATGTCAATGTCCCAACAAGCTTCTACAATCTATTTACGAAGGATGCTTTAAAACTGGCCCAAATGCATTCTAACGGTAAGATCATTTCAGTCATGGAAGGTGGTTATTCGGACGGTGCCATTGCATCTGGTGTCTTTTCACACTTGATTGGGTTCCAAAATCAGAATTGGATCAGCGAGTGGGGTTCTGAACAAGTTGTTAAGGAGATTATCAGAGGTTGTAAACCAAGATGGAAGCCATACAAGACAAAGAAAGCTCGGGACGTAATAAGGATCTGGGCTGAAGAGGTCATCATGCTTGGCCGCAGTATGATTCCAGAATTCGAGAAAGTGTTATTCGATACAGAGGATACTGTCACTCACCCAGAAGTCAGACTGACCAGATCCAAGTACCATGAGACGATTGTCAAGCATGAGAATGAGATCCCAAGAACAGAGACTCCTACTCCTGTGCGCAGAGAAAAGCCTTCAGAACAACCAAAGGATGAAAACGTACCGTTTGTTGATCAGATACTGCCCAGCGATGAAGAGAACGAGGAAGACGAAGATTATATTTACGATGAGGAATTGAACAAGACGTTCAATAGAACCGTAGAAGACATTACAATTGACGATATCTCGAGACATTTGGAAACGTTAGACATTATACAAGCGAAAGAAGACGAAGAGGAACAGGAGCAAGAACATCATGGCGACAACGGTCAAAGTCATCGTGCACGTACCAGAGTTCCCGTCAACAGCCATCAGAGAAACAGCAGAAACGTCTCTGAATCCAGCAATTCCTCCTCGACGCAGGAAACGGGATCCAACGTAGGCGGGTACAAGATTCCGTCAAACACAACAACACGTCATTTGCGCAGCAATAGACACTCAAGGTTACTGAACTTTGACGATAGCGAtatatcaatgatatcCCATGGGTCTCCGCCACGCCCAAAGACCAGGTCATCGTCCTCGAAGAACGGGGGCTCCAACAGGTGGTAA